The Arachidicoccus terrestris genome includes the window TGCCGGTGACCCCAAATGGATCGACACGAATGGCGATTATGTTATAGATGATCATGACAGAGCGCTGAAAGGCTCCCCTTCGCCGGATATATTTGGCTCTTTCTCCAATAGGCTTCGATATAAAAAAATAAGCCTGGAATTCCTATTTAAATATTCCTTCGGTGCTGAATTGATGGATGAAGCGCAGGCGTCGGCTTTTGATTTTGCTAATAGGGATGGCTCAGATAATCTGGAGGGAGTTAAAGAGATTAATTTCTGGCAGGTACATAAGGGCAATTACGGCGAAATTCCCTTATACAATCCCTGGAGCACAGTCAATCCTTATCAGGTTAATCAAGATCTGTTTTTAAAAGACGCCTCTTTTATCAAATTGAAAACAGTGACACTTACCTATCAGTTTAGTCCAAAAGCATTACAAAAGCTGGCTATTAAAAACTTAGATGTTTATGTGACTGCTCAAAACCTATGGATGTGGTCACCCTATAAGGGCGGGGATCCGGAAGCGGTAAGCTATTTTGGATATACGAACGGGTACTATAACTGGTCCTATCCAAAGACCTTCACACTGGGCTTTAATTTAAAATTTTAATCTAAATAAATTGACTGATATGCCTGGAAAATATATTTATAGATTACTGATGGCTGTCGCTGTGGTTGTTTGCCTGGGATCCTGCAAGAAAATGCTGGACGTGGAAAGTCATCGTGCTGTCGCAGAAGAAAATATGTGGCAAACGAAAAATGATGCCTGGGCCGGAAGTTTTGCCTGTTACGGTTTAGTGAGAGCCGCGCTGGTAAATGAAAATGCCTATTGGGTTTACGGGGACCTGCGGGGCGGTGATTTTACAATCACTAAAAGAGGTGATTTGCAAGCGGTAACCGAAAGTAAACTGACTTCCAATTATACAACAATGGACCAGTGGCGGGACTGGAGGCGGTTCTATGCGGCCATCGATCAGTGTAATGTGTCTATTGAGAATCTGCCTAAAGTACCACAGCGAGATTACAGGTACTCCAAAAGTGAAATGAAACTGGATTTGGCGCAGGTGCGGGTATTAAGGGCGTTTCTCTATTTCTATATGGTGCGGGTATGGGGGAACGTCCCTTTCTTAATCCAGTCAGGGGATAGCGACTTTCAGAATATTGCCAAAGCAGATCAGAAGACCATCTTGGACTTTTGCGTTAGTGAAACGTTGGCAGCTTATAAGGATTTACCCTGGCGTTATAACGGAGAATTCCCGGAGGCACCTGGTGATTACAGAGGACAGGGAGAATCGCATTTTGCAAGTATTGCTGTAACTAAAGGAATTGCCCTGACTTTAATAGCGCATATTTACGCCTGGCAGCATAACTATGAACAGGCAGCTGTTTATTGTGATCAGGTTGTCGATAATCAGAAGAATACTACGTATGCATTTGTAACAACAGATGTGCTTACCAAGTTAGACGGTGTTTTCAGGGGCCGTGGAAGCGCGCATAATATTTTTCAGCTGGATTTTAATGTGGACCATGCCGAATACTCAACCACCGGCCAGTTGGAGGACTGGACTTTAAGGGAGCCGCATATACCAAAGAAAGAGTCAGAGATCTATGTCTCCAAGGATTCCATCATAGATATTTTCAATGAATCTGGTGATAACAGAGAGGACTATTATTTTACCAGAATGGATGAGGAGCATCCTGAATTTTATAAACTCAAACAAATCAATTCGATAATGACGAATCCGCCGCTCAGGTTCTATACATCGGCAGTCGTAGTTTTCCGGTATGAAGAACTGTTTTTATTGAGAGCGGAAGCGCGTACAGCACTTGGTAGAATCGACGATGCCATTGCTGACTTAAACCTCGTCCGTGCACAAAGGGGCCTACAGCCATTGGCAAGCCCTCAGTCTAAAGAAGATCTTGTTAATTATATCCTTCAGGAAAGAAGAAGGGAGCTTATGGGGGAAGGATGGCGCTGGTTTGATTTGGTCAGAATGGGTAAAGTGAAGGATTTTACCAGTCTGACCCAGGAAGATATTGACAACGGCGCGGCGTATTGGCCGGTATCTAAGTCAGCCCTTCAACAAAATGGTTTATTGGAACAGTTAAATTATTGGAAATAAGCTAAAGGCTTTTAAGATGAAAAGATTAAACAACAAATGGGTCTTATGCGTTTTATTGTTCGGCCTGGCCTGTGGATGGGGCGCCTGCAGAAAGGATTTGAACCCATATGAAAACGGGGAGCTCTCTAAAAGCGTGGATCTAACGACCTATGACTTTTTGAAGTCACAGAATGGACTTTATGATAGTCTCTTACATATCGTCGATCTGATTGGGTTGAGAGATACTTTGCAGAAAGCTGAAGTTACATTCTTCGCACCGCAGGATTACAGTATCATTAATGCGATGCATAATCTGAATATTGCCCGAAAGCTAAATGGTGAAAATGGGAACTGGACAATTGACAGTGTTCGAAAGGGCACGTGGGATACCCTGCTTCATAGATATCTGGTCAAAGGAATCGTTGATCTGGATTCCTTGGATTATGCAGATGGAGTGAACCTGATTACGCCATACGGCTATCAGATGAATGGCAAAACGGTTACGCTGAATGCGTCAGGCATTGTTGGCGGAGGTTCCAAGGAAATTCAGTTGAGTGATAAGAA containing:
- a CDS encoding RagB/SusD family nutrient uptake outer membrane protein — protein: MPGKYIYRLLMAVAVVVCLGSCKKMLDVESHRAVAEENMWQTKNDAWAGSFACYGLVRAALVNENAYWVYGDLRGGDFTITKRGDLQAVTESKLTSNYTTMDQWRDWRRFYAAIDQCNVSIENLPKVPQRDYRYSKSEMKLDLAQVRVLRAFLYFYMVRVWGNVPFLIQSGDSDFQNIAKADQKTILDFCVSETLAAYKDLPWRYNGEFPEAPGDYRGQGESHFASIAVTKGIALTLIAHIYAWQHNYEQAAVYCDQVVDNQKNTTYAFVTTDVLTKLDGVFRGRGSAHNIFQLDFNVDHAEYSTTGQLEDWTLREPHIPKKESEIYVSKDSIIDIFNESGDNREDYYFTRMDEEHPEFYKLKQINSIMTNPPLRFYTSAVVVFRYEELFLLRAEARTALGRIDDAIADLNLVRAQRGLQPLASPQSKEDLVNYILQERRRELMGEGWRWFDLVRMGKVKDFTSLTQEDIDNGAAYWPVSKSALQQNGLLEQLNYWK